CCGAGTGCAGCGACTTAATCTACCATACGGAAGTGAGGTGGTTGAGTCAAGGAAGAGTGCTCCAGCGTTTCGTTGCTTTGAAAGAGGAGGTAGCAAAATTCCTAGAAAATGGGCCAATAAAATTCCCAGAGCTTGAAAATGAGTCCTGGAATCaagatctctttttcttttgtgatatTACAGCACACCTGAATGATCTCAACATTCAACTTCAGGGAAAATATCAacttatatttcaaatgtgtgcagcagtgaaagctttcaaaatgaaattgaaacttttcagaagTCAGCTGTCAAAAGGTGAAATGTGTCACTTTCCCACTTGTGCACAGCGTATCCCTCAGCACAAACACGCCGAGTTAGGAGAAAAATACGCAAAGCACATTAATCTTTTGATTGAAGAATTTGACAGAAGACTTACTTTCTCTAAAGAAGACGTCCAGTTGAAGCTGTTTGAAGATCCCTTTTCTGTGGATCCAGAGGAAGTGCCACTAGATTTGCAGTTGGAGGTTACTGAACTTCAATGTTCGGCAGTTTACCAAAATAAGCACAGAGCAAGCAGCCTGTGGGACTTCTACAAAAGTCTGGACAATGAAAAATACAAGAATCTTATTGAAGTTGCACTGAAAATGTTCAGCATTTTTGGAAGCACTTATATATGTGAGCAAACATTTTCCATCatgaacatgaataaaaacaagcaacGGTCTTCTCTGACTGACGACCATTTGGAAGACATTCTGAAAGTATCCACTTCAAATATGACCCCCAAATACAACAAGCTTGTTGTCGAAAAGAGATGTAATATCTCTCATTAAATTTGCAAGGTATTATGAAaagtacaaatgttttctttcaacctgcctctggagatttccattacttgcatctgaagaagtgaggttcttacccacgaaagcttatgctcccaatacttctgtgccacaggaccctctgttgctttttacaagacAGGGTTTGTTTACTTTAGACAGGAGACTTGATACAAAAGGGGGCCATGATATATAAAACAATCCTAAATGGTTTAGAGAGGGTAGATCAGGAACTTACACCCACTTTGgctcataaaacaagaactaagTGACATTCAATGGAATGAAGTGGTGGCAAATGcaaaactgataaaaagaaaatacttttaaagATAATGAGCGACGGgctggattacttgatgattacctgttctattcattccctctggggcacctggcattggccactgttggaagacaggatactgggctacgtggacctttggtctgacccagtatggctgctcttatgtttttataatcagcctgtggaactcactgccaccaaCTATAATTGTGGccaagagtttagcaggattAAAATAGGAACTGGACATATAGCTAATAGAGACATCCAGGGTTAAAACAGCAAACTCTAAACAAACAAGAGTTTGAGAAGGGGCATAAACCGTCCTGCTTCGGGGCATGAGCTAGCCTCTAACTTGGGGGTTTGGAGGACATTTCTGGGCAGGTTATCCCATGCCATCAGCAGGATTTCTTATGccttcctctggagcacctgCTACTGACCACtcgatggaccattgttctgatctGATCTAGTCTGGCAGTTCCTGCATTGCTATGTGGAGGCCTGACATCGTCTCCCAGTGATTCTGACTGATCACAAGGGGCAATGATGGGTATTGAAGGAAGCTGTGATCTCCTTTGTCAAACTGTTGTGTCTGGGTCATGGGCCTGGGGGATCCTCAAGCTCCACAAGAGATATGAAATTCTTAATCCCCCTACTCCTCACGCTGCTCTTCACTATCCTGTCACCTGAGAAAACTGAAGGGACCGTGACATTTCTCCATGGAGCAGTGGGTCTGGGATAAGGAGCAGCCGCAGCAGGTGGCAAAGGGGTCTCCTAAGTACTCTCACATACGTACACTAGTGGCTGGCATAACCTAGTGAAGAACCCAGAGCTGGTTTGGCAGCCAGTCTGACGTGAGCCCCAGGTAGGAAGCGGTCCTAACctaggaaggggagagggagatgcCCAGCAAGAGGGCTTTGGCCTTATTGGAAATCCTTTCCTCTGTTGGATGCCATTGTCTCTTCGGTCACTCTGGACATCCTGTAGCCTTCGGAGCCTTTAACAGGCAGGAGGTGTTGGCACAGACCAATGTGAGGACTTCTGGGTCCTGTGCCAGCAGGTGGTTCAGGGCCTTGAGGGATATCACTAGGTCGGGACTTTGCTGGGCAAGTTCTTAATGGAATTAGCAGCATATTTTTACAGCTATGAAGCAAGTAGCAGCATTCAGTCAGGTTTTGCTTTGCTGGTGAGAGAAGCTTCATACAACAAGAAGGTGCTGGAGCGTATGAGAAGCACATCAGTCTCAGAGCCCTGATGCTAGTAGCCCACGGCTGCTGATGGCCTTACCTCACCTGCATTAGCTGAAACTCCTCTGGGCTCAGATCAATACCGTCTCATGGGCATTGGGATTGAGGGCTTTGTGATGAAACCAAAGTGCTGAAGCACCCACCCTGAAGAGTAGAGACCCAAAACATACACTTCAGCCACCACTGTTGAACAGCCATTTCTGGGGTGAAACACAACAGCTGATTAATAGCTCACAGTAACACTACACAACAGTTGAGGGCAAGAAGTAAAGAAGAGTGTTCTATccagtttgggggggagggatagctcagtggtttgagcgttggcctgctaaacccacagttgtgagttcaatccttgagggggccacttggggatctggggcaaaatcagtatttggtcctgctagtgaaggcagggggctggactcaatgacctttcaaggtcccttccagttctaggagatgggatatctccattagttTTAGTTTTTTTAGTTGAATTTGCAGGAGGAATTTAGGGAAGCAGAATACAATAATCAGAGTTGAAATTTGGCCGTGACCCTGTGGTTAATATCACAACCCTTAGGAAAGTGTGATGGGAACTTTGATGGCTATGGATGGACCAGAGACTTGGGTTTATGTCCTATCTGCCAGActccacagcatcacagtgtctCCTGACACCATTGTGGAGAGCACTCCCTTCCGAGTCCTCAACAATACTTCCTGCAGCACTGGGCGTTCCTTGGATTTCCAGTACTGGTTAACATTTACAACTAGAGCAATAATTAGAAAGATCATTTATTTGTTGCCATCCGTCTTTGTTAACCCTTTCAGGATTGCAGCCCAATGCTGCACTGTAcagccttgggcaagttgcttgacctcagggtctgtctacactgtaattaaaaacctacggctggcccatgccaggtgactGGTTTGCAGGGtttgggctaagaggctgtttaattgtagtgtagacattcaggcttgggctgcagcccaagctttgggaccgtcccacctcgcag
This genomic interval from Malaclemys terrapin pileata isolate rMalTer1 chromosome 9, rMalTer1.hap1, whole genome shotgun sequence contains the following:
- the LOC128842981 gene encoding general transcription factor II-I repeat domain-containing protein 2-like — protein: MVLQLCAGKNVGAVTLLEEFIRRQVTKHHCIIHQQVLCSKVLKFEHIMSVVVSIVNYIRSRELKHRIFQAFLEGIDAECSDLIYHTEVRWLSQGRVLQRFVALKEEVAKFLENGPIKFPELENESWNQDLFFFCDITAHLNDLNIQLQGKYQLIFQMCAAVKAFKMKLKLFRSQLSKGEMCHFPTCAQRIPQHKHAELGEKYAKHINLLIEEFDRRLTFSKEDVQLKLFEDPFSVDPEEVPLDLQLEVTELQCSAVYQNKHRASSLWDFYKSLDNEKYKNLIEVALKMFSIFGSTYICEQTFSIMNMNKNKQRSSLTDDHLEDILKVSTSNMTPKYNKLVVEKRCNISH